A DNA window from Candidatus Bathyarchaeota archaeon contains the following coding sequences:
- a CDS encoding CoA pyrophosphatase — protein sequence MKRLEEEITKILNKRKVEYIENHELIPSAVLIPMFKDRDAYSLLFTKRPRTMKRHAGQISFPGGVYEKSDRDTEKTAIRETCEELGVNQKNIKILGRLDDLTIRTGYLVTPFVGLIYPLNDMNVNKNEIEEIITIPITDLMNISPRIRIRESTYPTYYYDYRNHVIWGATARILKNFLEILKMDMTKGN from the coding sequence ATGAAACGATTAGAAGAAGAGATTACAAAAATACTGAACAAAAGAAAGGTTGAATATATTGAAAACCACGAATTAATTCCATCAGCAGTTCTTATTCCGATGTTTAAAGATAGAGACGCTTATTCCTTACTATTTACAAAAAGACCAAGAACAATGAAACGCCACGCTGGCCAGATATCATTTCCAGGTGGAGTATACGAAAAAAGCGATAGAGATACTGAGAAGACAGCAATTCGTGAAACTTGTGAAGAACTTGGAGTAAATCAAAAGAATATCAAGATACTTGGTCGATTAGATGATTTAACTATACGTACTGGATATTTAGTAACTCCATTTGTGGGATTAATATATCCGCTTAATGATATGAATGTGAACAAAAATGAGATAGAAGAAATTATTACTATTCCAATAACCGATTTAATGAATATCTCTCCAAGGATTAGGATTAGAGAATCTACATATCCAACATATTATTATGATTATCGAAATCATGTCATTTGGGGGGCAACTGCAAGAATTTTAAAGAACTTTTTAGAAATCCTAAAAATGGATATGACCAAAGGAAATTAA
- a CDS encoding HAD family hydrolase, giving the protein MDLGKVRATIFDLDETLIDAMDGLPGAHIAVAEEIEAYLENEGIKINHKILLNRIRDLDDSMNLKVEYDRDKWWQELLNEFDIKIKLEQEFKRRLTKKYWFTYASLVEPYEDTVPTLEYLRKKGYLLGLITDTDGTPGIKKTRLEKLSIYPMFDAIVIAGEDTEHTKPNSEPYLEIARQLKVSPERCVFIGDKPHTDIKGAFKAGMKAILIQRRNWDTSLDNTPNIVIENLEQLKSFL; this is encoded by the coding sequence TTGGATCTTGGAAAAGTAAGAGCAACAATTTTTGATCTCGATGAAACTTTGATAGATGCCATGGATGGACTTCCTGGCGCTCACATAGCAGTCGCAGAAGAAATAGAAGCATATCTAGAAAATGAAGGAATCAAAATAAATCATAAGATTCTTCTAAACAGAATTAGGGATTTAGATGATTCAATGAATTTAAAAGTTGAATATGATCGAGACAAATGGTGGCAAGAGTTACTTAATGAATTTGATATTAAAATAAAACTTGAGCAAGAATTCAAAAGGAGATTAACCAAAAAGTATTGGTTCACTTATGCAAGTCTTGTTGAACCTTATGAAGATACTGTTCCAACTTTGGAATATTTAAGAAAAAAGGGCTATTTACTTGGATTGATAACTGATACCGATGGAACACCTGGAATTAAAAAGACAAGACTTGAGAAATTATCAATCTATCCTATGTTCGACGCAATAGTTATTGCTGGGGAAGATACCGAGCATACCAAACCAAATTCAGAACCTTATTTAGAGATAGCCAGACAATTGAAGGTATCTCCTGAAAGATGTGTCTTTATCGGCGATAAACCTCATACAGATATTAAAGGTGCATTTAAAGCTGGAATGAAGGCTATTTTAATTCAAAGAAGAAATTGGGACACCAGTTTAGATAACACTCCGAATATTGTGATAGAGAATCTTGAGCAACTCAAATCTTTCTTGTAA